From a single Paramormyrops kingsleyae isolate MSU_618 chromosome 14, PKINGS_0.4, whole genome shotgun sequence genomic region:
- the LOC111834507 gene encoding B2 bradykinin receptor-like, whose protein sequence is MDFSTTEITLPLLIPSSPTAPGRDPINASSCPSSEAWEWLYTMQPVYMIAISVLGVIGNVFVLAVFSLHRKSCTVAEFYLGNLAAADLVLLSCLPFWAVNVANGFNWEFGAVMCRLVNMGVIINMYCSIYFLVLVSADRYVALVHAMSLGRMRRILYARLNCLAVWALGIIMSIPVLKFRTVEYYPEYNVNACYLKYPSLDVELICDILLIIIGFLIPFSVISYCTCKIIQTLKNQKIRKLSAVNREKKATILVLCVLFAFVLCWIPFHSATFLHILLRLNILVGCEMENILEISNQVFTYLAFSNSALNPVLYVIVGKNFRRKVKKLFEQMSLRKKTTESILCHFSSTLNTLG, encoded by the coding sequence ATGGATTTCAGCACAACAGAGATCACTCTGCCTCTCCTCATCCCTTCCAGCCCCACAGCCCCAGGGAGGGATCCCATCAATGCCAGCAGCTGCCCTTCATCTGAAGCCTGGGAGTGGCTCTACACCATGCAGCCTGTGTACATGATAGCCATTTCTGTGCTGGGCGTCATTGGGAATGTCTTTGTTCTGGCAGTGTTCAGTCTGCACAGAAAGTCGTGCACGGTGGCTGAGTTTTACCTGGGAAATCTCGCTGCAGCTGACTTGGTTCTGCTTTCCTGCCTTCCCTTCTGGGCTGTTAATGTGGCCAATGGCTTCAACTGGGAGTTTGGTGCAGTCATGTGCCGTCTTGTAAACATGGGAGTTATTATTAACATGTACTGCAGCATCTATTTTTTGGTGCTGGTGAGTGCTGACCGCTATGTTGCACTGGTCCATGCTATGTCACTCGGGAGGATGAGACGGATTCTGTATGCCCGACTCAACTGCCTGGCTGTCTGGGCCTTAGGCATCATCATGAGCATCCCAGTGCTGAAATTCAGGACTGTGGAGTACTATCCGGAATATAATGTGAATGCATGCTATTTAAAATACCCAAGCTTGGATGTGGAACTGATCTGTGACATACTGCTCATTATAATTGGATTCCTTATACCATTTTCAGTCATATCCTATTGTACTTGCAAAATTATCCAGACCTTGAAGAACCAAAAAATAAGGAAGCTGAGTGCAGTGAACAGGGAGAAGAAGGCCACTATACTGGTCCTGTGTGTGTTGTTCGCATTTGTGCTATGCTGGATACCTTTTCACTCTGCGACTTTCCTTCATATCCTTCTACGGCTCAATATTTTGGTAGGATGTGAAATGGAAAATATTTTGGAAATAAGCAATCAGGTGTTCACCTATCTGGCTTTCAGCAATAGTGCTTTAAATCCTGTCCTGTATGTAATTGTTGGGAAGAATTTTAGGAGGAAAGTCAAGAAACTGTTTGAGCAAATGTCTCTGAGGAAAAAAACCACAGAATCTATTTTGTGTCATTTCTCCTCGACACTGAATACCCTAGGTTAA